The Salvelinus sp. IW2-2015 linkage group LG34, ASM291031v2, whole genome shotgun sequence genome has a window encoding:
- the rps3a gene encoding small ribosomal subunit protein eS1, with amino-acid sequence MAVGKNKRLTKGGKKGAKKKIVDPFSKKDWYDVKAPAMFNIRNIGKTLVSRTQGTRIASDGLKGRVFEVSLADLQNDEVAFRKFKLISEDVQGKNCLTNFHGMDLTRDKMCSMVKKWQTMIEAHVDVKTTDGYLLRLFCVGFTKKRTNQIRKTSYAQHQQVRQIRKKMMEIMTREVQTNDLKEVVNKLIPDSVGKDIEKACQSIYPLHDVYVRKVKMLKKPKFELGKLMELHGEGGGSSAAKPSGDDTGAKVDRADGYEPPIQETV; translated from the exons ATGGCAGTCGGCAAGAATAAGAGGCTGACCAAAGGTGGCAAAAAAGGTGCCAAAAAGAAGAT TGTCGACCCTTTCTCCAAGAAGGACTGGTATGATGTCAAGGCACCCGCTATGTTCAACATCCGCAACATTGGCAAGACCTTGGTCTCCAGGACTCAGGGAACCA GAATTGCCTCTGATGGTCTGAAGGGACGTGTGTTCGAGGTGAGCCTCGCTGACCTGCAGAACGATGAGGTGGCCTTCCGCAAGTTCAAGCTGATCTCAGAAGACGTGCAGGGCAAGAACTGCCTGACCAACTTCCACGGCATGGACCTGACCCGTGACAAGATGTGCTCCATGGTCAAGAAGTGGCAG ACCATGATTGAGGCCCATGTGGACGTGAAGACCACCGACGGCTACCTCCTGCGTCTGTTCTGCGTTGGCTTCACCAAGAAGCGCACCAACCAGATCAGGAAGACGTCGTACGCCCAGCACCAGCAGGTCCGTCAGATCAGGAAGAAGATGATGGAGATCATGACCCGTGAGGTCCAGACCAACGACCTGAAGGAAGTCGTCAACAAGCT GATCCCTGACTCCGTTGGCAAGGACATTGAGAAGGCCTGCCAGTCCATCTACCCACTCCACGACGTCTACGTCAGGAAGGTTAAGATGCTGAAGAAGCCCAAGTTTGAGT TGGGCAAACTGATGGAGCTACACGGTGAGGGTGGTGGCAGCAGTGCAGCCAAGCCCTCTGGGGACGACACCGGGGCTAAGGTGGATCGGGCCGACGGCTACGAGCCCCCCATCCAAGAGACCGTCTAA